The Candidatus Bathyarchaeota archaeon genome includes a window with the following:
- a CDS encoding 4Fe-4S dicluster domain-containing protein, with translation MLKANSTQEVIVFDPEKCTGCTYCMIACTFKHYQSTDFERSFIRIIDDPESPKVRFIAIHCAHCDDPYCLASCPAEAIVKDVESGLVKFNTNRCIGCMACQIACPISNPRFDRDRRVMLKCDFCDGDPQCVKFCTTGALQRMMREEARKKFSKRMG, from the coding sequence TTGTTGAAAGCCAATTCAACCCAAGAAGTCATTGTCTTCGACCCTGAGAAGTGCACAGGCTGCACCTACTGCATGATAGCATGCACCTTCAAACATTACCAGTCAACAGACTTCGAGAGGTCGTTCATCAGAATAATAGATGACCCAGAGAGTCCAAAGGTCAGATTCATAGCGATTCACTGCGCACACTGCGACGACCCCTACTGCCTAGCTTCATGTCCAGCAGAAGCCATAGTCAAAGATGTTGAGAGCGGACTGGTCAAATTCAATACGAATAGGTGTATAGGGTGCATGGCCTGCCAGATAGCTTGCCCAATATCCAATCCAAGATTCGACCGGGACAGGAGGGTCATGTTGAAATGCGACTTCTGTGATGGAGACCCCCAATGCGTCAAATTCTGTACGACTGGAGCCCTACAGAGGATGATGAGGGAGGAAGCACGCAAAAAGTTTTCCAAAAGAATGGGGTGA